In Tenacibaculum sp. 190524A02b, the genomic stretch ATTTCTTCTACAGACTTAAGTCAGCTTATAGAATCTGATAGTACCTACTTATATGTAGATGTAGGTGGTGGAAGTACAGAATTTACCTTATTTTCAAGAGGAAAAATAATCAACTCTAAATCGTTTAAAATTGGTACTGTCCGATTGATTAATAATAAAAAATCGGAAAATAAGGCCATTTTTAAGAAAGTTCAGCAATGGATTGAAGAGAATACTAAAAATTATAAAAGAATTGCTTTAATAGGCTCTGGAGGTAATATAAACAAGATATTTAAAATGTCTGGTAGAGAACAAGGCAAACCTATATCATATATTTACTTAAATGCCCAATATCAGTTCTTGAAAAAAATGACGTATAAGGAGCGAATTTCAGAACTTGGATTGAATCCTGATAGAGCAGATGTGATTATTCCAGCCACTAAAATATACCTTTCTGCCATGAAATGGAGTAACGCCAGAAAGATATTTGTCCCTAAAATAGGGCTCTCTGACGGAATTATTAAAAGCTTATATTTCAATAAACTATAATTTAATTTAACAAGTTTTTAACATTTAATAAAAATCTTTATATTTGTGTATATGTGACTTTGCACCCCTTGGCGTGTCATATGGAATGAAACTAAATAATCACAAACAAATTTTTATTAATTATGAAAAAACTAATACTATCTGGAGTTTTATTAGCCTTTGGATACAGTGCTTTTTCGCAAGATCTTCCAACAAACGCTGAACCGGGGAAATGTTACGTACGTTGTAAAACTCCTGAAGTTTGGAAAAATGAAGATGTTACTATTGAGGTAGCACCTGCGTACAAAAGAATTGTTACCCATCCTGCAGAATACAAAACAGTTACAGAGAGAGTTTTGGTTGACGAGGGGAGTCAAAAGTTAGTAGTAGTACCTGCTACCTACAAAACGGAAGACTTTATTGTTACTACCAAAGAAGCCTCTAAGCGTATTGAAAAGTCTTTATCAAAGCCTTCTTCAACTACCGAAAGAGTAGTTACTAAAGAAGCTTCACAACGTTTAGAAGTAATTCCTGCTAAATATGAAATGCGTGATGTAGTGGTTACTGTTAAAGAAGCTACACAACGCTTAGAAATTGTTCCTGCAAGATATGAAATGCAAGACGTGGTAGTTACTGTAGAAGAAGCTAGCCAACGTTTAGTAAAAGTACCTGCTAAAACTAGTACAGTAGAAGAAACTGTAGTAGTTAAAGAAGCATCACAACGTTTGGAAGTGATTCCTGCAAAATACGAAATGCGTGATGTAGTAGTTACCGTAAAAGAAGCTTCGCAAAGAGTGGAAGTGATTCCTGCGAGATATGAAATGCGAGATGTAGTAGTAACTGTTAAAGATGCATCGCAGCGTTTAACAACTGTTCCTGCTGTATATGACTATGAAACAATCGCATATCAAAAAAGAGATTATGGTTCTAAATTAAGCATCATTCCTGCTTCTTTTAACCAAGATAGTGAAACTATTGAGGTTAAAGCAAAATCTGCAAGATGGCAAATGAGTGAAAAAGCGCCAGATTGTGAATCTTCTGATCCTAATGATTGTCGTTACTGGTGTTATAAAGAAGTACCTGCGCAGTTCCAAACTATTAATAAGACGGTTTTAAATAAAGATGCTTCTGTGGTTTCTAAACCAACTTGTAATGAGAGTACTTCTCCTACAAAATGTGGACAGGCTTCTTATAGAAAGAAAGTGTTAAAAACTCCTCCTTCTTCTAGACCTGTTGAAATTCCTGCAGTAACTAAAACTGTTAAGAAAAGAGTAATGGTAACACCTCCTAGTACTAAAGTAATTGATATTCCTGCAGTAACTAAGATTATTAAGAAAAGGGTAATGACTACGCCTCCAAGCACAAGAACAATTGCCATTCCTGAGGTTACCAAAACTATTAAGAGAACAGTAGTTACTCCTGAAAGTACAAGAGTAGTTGAAATACCAGCAAAAACTAAGGTTATCAAGAAAAGAGTTATGGTGAAGCCACCAACTACTAGAGTTATTGATATTCCAGCGGTAACTAAAATTATTAAGAAAAGAGTAATGGTTACGCCTCCAAGTACAAGAACTATTGAAATTCCTGAAGTTGCAACTACAGTGAAGAGAGCAATTCCTGCTGAAACAACTACTAGAGTAATTGATATTCCTGAGGTTACTACTACCATGAAAAGAACAGTAATGGCTACGCCTCCAACTACAAGATTGATTAAAGGTGATGCTGTTTATAAAACTATTAAGAAAACTGTTTTAGTAAAAGATGCTTGGAAGGAAGAGGTTCCTGTAGCTGCTAAGTACAAGACAATTACTAAAGAGGTTTTAGTTTCTAAAGGTGGATTAACGTCTTGGAAAGAAGTTGAGTGTAAGTTAGTAGAAAATACACCATTACCTATCAACTGGAACTTAGGTAGTGCTACCTTAACTTCTGGAGCTAAGCGTATTATTGATGCTCGTTTATTACCAATATTAAAAGACGGTGTTGCTGTTGCTATTGAATCTCATACAGATTCTAGAGGTAATAAAACTAGCAACCAGAATTTATCAGAAAGAAGAGCACAATCAGTTGTTAATTATTTAATTTCTAAAGGAATTAACCCAAGTCAATTAACAGCTAATGGTTACGGTGAAAATAAATTAACAAACAGATGTTCTGACGGTGTTTCTTGTACAGAAAGAGAGCACGCTGCTAACCGTAGAACAACGTTTAGAGTTATTAACCAAAAGTAATACACCGAACTAACTTACTACGATTCTCTAACAAAGTAATCAAAAATAAAAGCCGAGCCTTAGTGCTCGGTTTTTTTCTTATTATAAATGTCCCGTCCTAAAATAGCGTTACAACTAAAAGTTATTTTATGGATTCTAGGAAATCCGATAAGGCGGATTTGCAATCCGTGACTAATAAAACTATAGTTTAATTCACATCATTACTTCCATACATACAACTATATCTATTTCACTAACTAAATCTGCATAATTTCTTGCTGAACTAAATATATAATCTTCTGGATATTCTACTATTTTTTCTTTTACAGGATTGTGATGTATATAATTAATTTTTTCTTTTAAAAATGAATTTGAATACAATACTTCTGCATGATAGCCATCTTGCCAAACTTTATACTGTTGCTTTCTTTTTAAATGACTGCATGCCTCTTTACAATAGCTAAGCAACCATTCTCTTCTACTTTCTGGCTCTTCTATAATAGTTTTTATAATCTTCTTTGAGGTATATTTTTTAAAGTCTCTTACAATATTAGATAATATAAATCCTTCTTTTGCTCTGCATACCATATGTAGATGACTATGCATTAAACAGTATGCATAAATTTCTAAACCTTTTTCTTTTTGACAGTATTCTAATGATTTTATAATTAATTCTTTCTGATTAAGTCGAGTAAAAATATCTATCCAACCTACTGTTGTTATAGTTATAAAATAACATTGATCGTCTGTTGCTTTATATTTTGTAGACATCTTTCTATAGCTTTTATTTAAGTCGTTAAAATACACATTATAAAATCATTTAACAAAGATTAACTTACACTACTCATCTATTTATTAAATTTATAATTCAAAATTTTATCATACGTATTATACTTTTCATAACGTGATAGCTCGGATTTGTAATCCGAGCATTTATAATATTCTTTTAATTACTATAAACAAAAAAACTACCTTACAATCTAATGTAAAGTAGTTTTTATATTTATTATTATTTGGCTTATCATACTCGGCACGGATTACAAATCCGCGCGATCGGGTTGTTCTAAACAATATTAAGAACAAACTTTTGCATCGCATTTTTGCCGTTATTAAAAGGCAGCAGCCTTATGTTAATACACACAATTTTGCTGCCTATTTTTTTTAAAAATAATATTAATTTTGGCTTGTTGAACTGGTAATAACTTTTGAAACGAAGTTTTAAAAAAGTTATGCTATTTCAATAATGCCCCATAAAAAACATCAATTTTTATTTGTTTTTATCCATAGAATGCACTATCGGGTGTGGTTAAAAAACTAGCAAATGTACTTGACACTAATGTTGGGTATTTACTTGGGGAAACAGATAATTTAAACGTGCTTAAAGATTCGGTTATGCTTAAACGTCTTAATGATATTGCTAGCTTCTCAAAAAAAGACCAAGAGCATATTTTATTTGCACTTGATGCTATGATTACTAAAATTAAACTTGGTAGTATATAAAAACAAAAAAAACTACCTTACAATCTAATGTAAAGTAGCTTTTTTATAACTTCTAGTGTTGCCATTACAAATGGCTAATAATATGCTCGTTTCTTTTTAAACTTACTTTTAAAACTTGTCATTTCCGCTATCGCTCAAGTGTCAAGGTGCGGGGGGGGTTTTACTACTTTTTATGTATAATTTTAGCCGCATCAAGAAAATCAGAATCTTTCATACTTAAAGTTATATAGGTAAATTCGCCATCAAAGTCGGAGAAGTGTACAACTATGACCTTTAATTTTTCACCTATTTTAGGATAGTCGGCCAATTTTACGTTTCCTTCCGCTATATAAGGAGCTAAAACTATACCATAAAAATCCTTATTTATATTAACGTAAACACCATAAGGCTCAACTCTAAAAACTTCACCATAAAGTACATCACCTATTTGAATTTCAATTTTTAATTTCTCCCAATTTTCTACTGTCCTATTATTCAACATATTTCATAATATTAATCATTAAATTGAATTGACGTCATGCTCAGTAATTAATTTGTTTCAATTGTTTTATCATTACCAATAAGGACCTATCTTAGTTCTGTCTAACGTATTTAAAAAATCTATTTTTTCTACTGGTATTCTATATTCAAGTCTACTTGGACCACCTATTTTCTTAGCAGCATATTTAAACGTATGGCCTTTTAAGAATGATTCTTTTACTTTAATTTTTATCAAAAACGAATCATATGCTCCCGTTTTTGCATATTCTCCTGCTACAGATTCCTCTCCAAAATATATTCTCCTATCACCAGAGGAATGATCCGCTTTTCTAAATCCATTATTCATTATATCATCCATTGTACCTTCTCTAGGCGCTCTATAAATATAAACTTCTTTTGGACTACCTTTCCCATAACCTCTCAAATTGAAACCTCTAGGAGAAATACTACCAAAAGATGGTGGAGCTAAAAGCTCATAGGACAAAGTTACTGCCGTAAAAAACCTATAACTATTATAATGACTTGCGCCATGAAAGTCAATCCAATCTTGTAATCCCATTGGAGCATAGTACCCTCTTGATTCCAAATCGAGAATAGAATGTCGTAAAATTCTAGACTCCATTAAAATACTTCTTATCCTTAAGTCTTTAGCTGTATAGTGGTATCCAGTTATATTCTTCACTCCATTAGAACCGCCAATTACTACTTCATCTAATAATTGTTGTCCACTTGTATTTGGAAAAGCTGAAGAGGAGTCAGTTGCTGGGTCAATTGTACCTTCTCCACAATTTTCAGGACATTCACTACAAGGACAACCTCCATCGGGATCGATCGTATTGATAGGATTATTTGCCATACCCAAATAAGGACTCGGATGTGCATGGGCAGGATCCGTAGTCAACCATCTACCAATCCTCGCATCCCAAAGCCTTAATTGAAAAGCTTCCTTCCCTGTTTCAGGGTCTTTTTCTTGCCCTTGATAGGCATATCTATAATGCTCACCATTAACGATTTGTCTATTCGGCATTGGCATACCAAAAGGATAATAATCTGTAGTACTAGTAGCTGCTACTGCTGTACTTCCATTTTTAGCAATCACCGCACGTACATTTCCTAAATGATCTGTTAACTGGTACACATTTGTTCCACTTTGCTTTTTATGAATTCCTAGTCTGCTTGCTCCGTATATTGGTAGCTCTTCTAACTGTTGGTTTTCATAAATAGCCAAAGTACTTCCTGAGGCGTCTAGTACATAATGCGTGGTTTTACTTCCTCCACCATCTAGATAACTTACTTTTTTAGTTCTAAAGTTTTTATCATTATAATAAAACTGTACTTTTAAAGCATCATTATAAAATACTTTGGTTACTAACCCACTAGCATTGTATTCATACTTTACATCTTCTTCTATATTTTCTTCTAACTGTCCAATGCTATTGTACACATAATTTCCTGCACTTTGTGTTCCTATATCACCTACCCCTACATTACCAGCATCGTCTTTTACATAATCTAATTGGTTAGGTTTATCTTCCTTATAGGTATACGTCAGTTCATCCATTTTGTTAGAACCACCTTCTGTGTTCTTGTTCCTATGTAAACTCTCAATATTACCATTGGCATCATAGGTAATATTGTGTACCTTATAATCATCCGTTCCGTAGGTTCCATCGGTATTCACATCCACTATTTTAGCTGAAAAAGTAACACTGCTAGATGCTTTTATTTCAAAACCTTCTTTTAATACTATAAAATCGGTAGCCGCTGCATTTCTAGATGTCGTTAATTTTTCATTGAACGTAATATCTTTTGGAGCATCATTTTGTTGATTCCCCATACCATCAAAGATAGCTTCTTTTAACCAATTATTTCTATCATATTTATATTTATAC encodes the following:
- a CDS encoding exopolyphosphatase, which produces MLKITKYGAIDIGSNAVRLLVANVIEEEDKDPQFKKSSLVRVPIRLGADAFVSGAISEKNINRMIDTMNAFKLIMKVHGVEKYKACATSAMREASNGEEVVKAIKKKTEVVIDIIDGKKEAAIISSTDLSQLIESDSTYLYVDVGGGSTEFTLFSRGKIINSKSFKIGTVRLINNKKSENKAIFKKVQQWIEENTKNYKRIALIGSGGNINKIFKMSGREQGKPISYIYLNAQYQFLKKMTYKERISELGLNPDRADVIIPATKIYLSAMKWSNARKIFVPKIGLSDGIIKSLYFNKL
- a CDS encoding OmpA family protein, coding for MKKLILSGVLLAFGYSAFSQDLPTNAEPGKCYVRCKTPEVWKNEDVTIEVAPAYKRIVTHPAEYKTVTERVLVDEGSQKLVVVPATYKTEDFIVTTKEASKRIEKSLSKPSSTTERVVTKEASQRLEVIPAKYEMRDVVVTVKEATQRLEIVPARYEMQDVVVTVEEASQRLVKVPAKTSTVEETVVVKEASQRLEVIPAKYEMRDVVVTVKEASQRVEVIPARYEMRDVVVTVKDASQRLTTVPAVYDYETIAYQKRDYGSKLSIIPASFNQDSETIEVKAKSARWQMSEKAPDCESSDPNDCRYWCYKEVPAQFQTINKTVLNKDASVVSKPTCNESTSPTKCGQASYRKKVLKTPPSSRPVEIPAVTKTVKKRVMVTPPSTKVIDIPAVTKIIKKRVMTTPPSTRTIAIPEVTKTIKRTVVTPESTRVVEIPAKTKVIKKRVMVKPPTTRVIDIPAVTKIIKKRVMVTPPSTRTIEIPEVATTVKRAIPAETTTRVIDIPEVTTTMKRTVMATPPTTRLIKGDAVYKTIKKTVLVKDAWKEEVPVAAKYKTITKEVLVSKGGLTSWKEVECKLVENTPLPINWNLGSATLTSGAKRIIDARLLPILKDGVAVAIESHTDSRGNKTSNQNLSERRAQSVVNYLISKGINPSQLTANGYGENKLTNRCSDGVSCTEREHAANRRTTFRVINQK
- a CDS encoding REP-associated tyrosine transposase is translated as MSTKYKATDDQCYFITITTVGWIDIFTRLNQKELIIKSLEYCQKEKGLEIYAYCLMHSHLHMVCRAKEGFILSNIVRDFKKYTSKKIIKTIIEEPESRREWLLSYCKEACSHLKRKQQYKVWQDGYHAEVLYSNSFLKEKINYIHHNPVKEKIVEYPEDYIFSSARNYADLVSEIDIVVCMEVMM
- a CDS encoding S1 RNA-binding domain-containing protein; amino-acid sequence: MLNNRTVENWEKLKIEIQIGDVLYGEVFRVEPYGVYVNINKDFYGIVLAPYIAEGNVKLADYPKIGEKLKVIVVHFSDFDGEFTYITLSMKDSDFLDAAKIIHKK